From a single Arachis hypogaea cultivar Tifrunner chromosome 3, arahy.Tifrunner.gnm2.J5K5, whole genome shotgun sequence genomic region:
- the LOC112789058 gene encoding pentatricopeptide repeat-containing protein At2g21090 yields the protein MPSPLSFSPLNKLKRFKSLKLCISKSLLNAPSLYDAVSSLDHFHPKGIRLPSRVLAILLRHCSASKSYREGKLVHLHLKLTGFKRPTTYLANHLICMYFSCGDFVSARKVFDKMEARNLYSWNNMISGYVKLGMMKQARGVFDRMPERDFVSWNTMIVGYARNGVFGEALRFYGELRRLCIGYNGFSFASVLIVCVKMKDFELSRQVHAQVLVVGFLTNVVVSSSIVDAYAKCGKMKEARRLFDEMPVRDIPAWTTLVSGYAACGNMESAAEVFCEMPQKNSYSWTSLIGGYARNGMGHEALRVFRKMMQHRARPDKYTFHSCFLACAIIASLKHGKQLHSYLVQNNIRPNTVVVSAIIDMYSKCGTLETAKKVFNINGNKQDVALWNSMISALAYCGYGIEAIMMLNDMLRSGVKPDKATFVSILNACSHSGLVQEGLQFFMSMTSEHGVVPDQEHYACLVNLLHRAGCFNESGNDLQVMDHKPGEHVENSSHDLSRKLESTKLEREVHKFPIRLQLQSTAAYLLLSSVYVALVKRGSLEKMRQIMHEQCFRLNQAVT from the coding sequence atgCCATCGCCTCTCTCCTTCTCACCCCTCAACAAGCTCAAGCGCTTCAAATCCCTCAAGCTCTGCATTTCAAAGTCCCTCCTCAACGCCCCTTCCCTCTACGACGCCGTTTCATCTCTCGATCACTTCCACCCTAAGGGCATTCGCTTACCTTCTCGTGTTCTCGCCATCCTCTTGCGCCATTGCTCCGCCTCCAAATCCTACCGTGAGGGAAAATTGGTCCATTTGCATCTCAAGCTCACCGGTTTCAAACGCCCCACTACGTATTTGGCCAACCATTTGATCTGTATGTACTTTAGTTGCGGCGATTTTGTTAGTGCCCGCAAGGTGTTCGACAAAATGGAGGCTAGAAATTTGTACTCTTGGAACAATATGATTTCTGGGTATGTGAAATTGGGCATGATGAAGCAGGCTCGGGGTGTGTTTGATAGAATGCCTGAGAGGGATTTCGTGTCGTGGAATACGATGATTGTTGGGTATGCGCGTAATGGGGTGTTTGGTGAGGCTCTGAGGTTTTATGGGGAGTTGAGGAGATTGTGTATTGGGTATAATGGGTTTAGTTTTGCAAGTGTGTTGATTGTTTGTGTGAAGATGAAGGACTTTGAGCTTTCTAGGCAGGTTCATGCGCaggttttggttgttggatttttGACCAATGTAGTTGTATCCAGCTCGATTGTTGACGCTTATGCAAAGTGTGGGAAGATGAAGGAGGCGAGGAGATTGTTTGACGAGATGCCCGTGAGGGATATCCCTGCTTGGACAACACTAGTTTCGGGTTATGCAGCATGTGGGAACATGGAATCAGCTGCTGAAGTTTTTTGTGAGATGCCACAGAAGAATTCTTATTCATGGACATCGCTGATCGGAGGTTATGCTAGAAACGGTATGGGTCATGAAGCTCTTCGAGTGTTTAGAAAGATGATGCAGCATCGAGCTAGACCTGATAAGTATACATTTCATAGTTGCTTCTTGGCTTGTGCTATAATTGCTTCATTGAAACATGGTAAACAATTACATTCATATTTGGTGCAAAATAACATCAGACCTAATACTGTTGTTGTTAGTGCTATTATTGACATGTATTCAAAATGTGGAACTTTAGAAACTGCCAAGAAAGTGTTTAATATAAATGGAAATAAGCAAGATGTAGCATTGTGGAACTCAATGATATCGGCGCTGGCTTACTGTGGCTATGGTATAGAAGCAATTATGATGCTAAACGATATGCTAAGATCAGGAGTGAAGCCAGACAAGGCCACTTTTGTTTCAATTCTTAATGCTTGCAGTCACTCAGGTCTTGTGCAGGAAGGGCTTCAGTTTTTCATGTCCATGACTAGTGAGCATGGTGTTGTCCCAGACCAAGAACACTATGCATGCTTAGTTAATCTTTTGCATCGCGCTGGATGCTTTAATGAATCAGGGAATGATCTACAAGTGATGGATCACAAGCCAGGTGAGCATGTTGAGAATAGTTCGCATGATCTATCGAGAAAGCTTGAAAGTACAAAACTTGAAAGAGAAGTACATAAATTCCCTATTAGATTGCAGCTTCAATCCACTGCTGCTTACTTGTTACTTTCAAGTGTGTATGTTGCACTCGTTAAAAGGGGGTCTCTTGAGAAAATGAGACAGATTATGCATGAGCAATGTTTTAGGCTCAATCAAGCCGTCACTTGA